A genomic stretch from Shewanella woodyi ATCC 51908 includes:
- the bepA gene encoding beta-barrel assembly-enhancing protease: MSKFTSTKSLLAGALSLIFCATAPLSFANNDLPDLGTAAVNTFSLEKETVFGDAYMRVIRSSAPMLNDPVLSQYLTELGNKLVAHATGVKTPFYFFLLRNDEINAFAFFGGHVGVHTGLFLNADNESQIASVLGHEITHVTQRHLARSLEAQNKSSTATMVGMLGAILLTIAAPQAGMAALATTQALSTQAKINYTRLHEKEADRIGMQILVDAGFDPNGASDFFAKLATRYRFTSKPPQMLLTHPLPESRITDARNRAAQYPHRYVPDNIDFQLAKARIQVRFSSYSDEAALSLFETQLAKKTYAFKNAALYGKALALFKTERFKESETIIDSLLKEDKNNLFYLDTKTDLLLQREANSEAIALLETQKRLKPTSQVININLANAYIESNQAEKAIPLLEDQIFLDKQNQLPFFLLSDAYKKTGNQAMEHFVKAESMALGADYKGAVDQLNFAYRLTEDNPLQLARIEARIRQFKQSEKALDELK; the protein is encoded by the coding sequence TTGAGTAAATTTACATCAACAAAATCGCTTTTAGCTGGTGCATTGTCACTCATATTCTGTGCTACAGCCCCACTCAGCTTCGCCAATAACGATCTACCAGATCTGGGCACCGCAGCAGTTAATACCTTCAGCTTAGAGAAGGAGACTGTCTTTGGTGATGCCTATATGCGGGTTATTCGCTCATCGGCTCCCATGTTAAATGATCCTGTGCTGAGCCAATATCTCACGGAGCTGGGCAATAAACTCGTGGCGCATGCTACTGGCGTCAAAACCCCTTTTTACTTTTTCCTGCTAAGAAATGATGAGATCAATGCTTTTGCATTTTTCGGTGGCCACGTTGGTGTCCATACTGGTTTATTCCTCAATGCCGACAATGAGAGCCAGATTGCATCGGTACTCGGCCACGAAATAACTCACGTAACTCAGCGTCACTTAGCCCGTTCTTTAGAAGCACAAAACAAGAGCTCAACCGCCACCATGGTTGGCATGTTAGGAGCAATACTCTTAACCATCGCCGCACCTCAAGCGGGAATGGCAGCCTTAGCAACGACGCAAGCACTATCGACTCAAGCAAAAATTAATTATACCCGTCTTCATGAAAAAGAAGCCGATCGCATCGGCATGCAAATTTTGGTTGACGCTGGATTCGATCCAAATGGCGCATCAGATTTTTTTGCGAAGTTAGCCACCCGTTACCGCTTTACCTCTAAGCCGCCACAGATGTTGCTGACTCACCCTTTACCCGAATCGCGAATCACAGATGCAAGAAACAGAGCCGCACAATATCCACACCGATATGTTCCCGATAATATCGATTTTCAGCTCGCCAAAGCCAGAATACAAGTTCGCTTTTCAAGCTACAGTGATGAAGCGGCGCTTTCACTCTTTGAAACACAATTAGCGAAGAAGACATACGCATTTAAAAACGCCGCACTGTATGGCAAAGCACTTGCTCTGTTTAAGACCGAACGCTTTAAAGAGTCTGAAACCATTATCGATAGTTTGTTAAAAGAGGATAAGAATAACCTCTTTTATCTAGATACTAAGACAGATCTTTTACTACAAAGGGAAGCAAACTCCGAAGCAATCGCTCTGCTTGAGACACAAAAACGTCTTAAGCCGACATCTCAAGTGATCAATATCAACTTGGCCAATGCCTATATTGAGTCCAATCAAGCAGAGAAAGCGATCCCATTATTAGAAGATCAGATATTTCTAGATAAACAGAATCAACTCCCCTTCTTCCTACTTAGCGATGCGTATAAGAAAACCGGCAACCAAGCGATGGAGCATTTTGTGAAAGCAGAATCTATGGCTCTGGGCGCTGATTACAAAGGTGCAGTTGACCAGCTCAATTTTGCTTATCGTCTTACTGAAGACAACCCATTGCAACTTGCCCGTATCGAGGCAAGAATAAGACAGTTTAAACAATCTGAAAAAGCACTAGATGAACTAAAATAG
- a CDS encoding sulfurtransferase TusA family protein: MDFIDLTPFRCPLALVKVKLALKALQEGEELCISLSDTGSRQDVPRFLKKVGYDFSELTNDEDILTLKIRRLG, encoded by the coding sequence ATGGATTTTATTGATTTAACGCCGTTTCGTTGCCCTTTGGCACTCGTGAAGGTCAAACTTGCGTTAAAAGCGTTACAAGAGGGTGAAGAGCTCTGTATCTCACTATCAGACACTGGTTCCAGACAAGATGTTCCCCGATTCTTAAAAAAAGTCGGCTATGACTTTTCAGAGCTCACAAATGATGAAGATATTTTAACACTTAAAATTCGACGCTTAGGTTAG
- a CDS encoding AI-2E family transporter, with translation MLALLTNWYKERFSDPQAVTLVFILLGIALAIYFAGGLLAPLIVALILAFLLEWPVAQMLKIGINRTTAASLVLVVFIGVMLLITLGLVPSIWKQGVALITDLPTMLDKGLLTAQTYVNQYPQFVSPEQLDSMVAELKKMLDTQHLLDIGKQILGYSASLLVLMVYAILVPLLVFFFLKDKDQLIKGSKRFIPTNRELARKVWFEMDQQIFNYIRGKVIEIVIIGVVSYLFFAIMDMRYAALLGVLTGFSVLIPYVGATLVTLPIALVAFFQWGFSPEFGYLMLGYGIIQALDGNLLVPLLFSDAVDLHPVFIIAAVLIFGGLWGVWGVFFAIPLASLVKAVINAWPTPNSLSDGASVDEQSAEKS, from the coding sequence ATGTTAGCTTTATTGACAAATTGGTACAAAGAGAGATTTAGCGATCCACAAGCTGTCACACTGGTTTTTATTTTATTGGGAATAGCACTGGCTATCTACTTCGCCGGTGGTTTGTTAGCCCCGTTAATTGTTGCACTTATATTGGCATTTTTATTGGAGTGGCCTGTTGCGCAGATGCTTAAAATTGGCATTAATCGAACCACTGCTGCCTCACTGGTTTTAGTGGTGTTTATAGGGGTGATGCTATTAATAACACTTGGTTTGGTGCCAAGTATTTGGAAGCAAGGGGTCGCGCTAATTACCGATCTGCCCACCATGTTAGATAAGGGCCTGTTGACGGCTCAAACTTATGTTAATCAATACCCGCAATTTGTCAGTCCAGAACAGTTAGACAGCATGGTTGCTGAGTTAAAGAAGATGTTAGATACCCAACATCTACTCGATATCGGTAAGCAGATATTAGGCTACTCTGCCTCATTGTTAGTCTTGATGGTGTATGCGATCCTTGTTCCATTGCTGGTTTTCTTCTTTTTGAAAGACAAAGATCAATTGATCAAGGGGAGTAAGCGTTTTATCCCCACTAATCGTGAGCTTGCACGTAAAGTATGGTTCGAGATGGATCAGCAGATCTTTAACTACATACGAGGCAAGGTGATTGAGATTGTGATCATTGGGGTTGTGAGCTATCTCTTTTTTGCAATCATGGATATGCGTTATGCAGCATTATTAGGGGTCTTAACTGGATTCTCTGTTTTGATCCCTTATGTGGGGGCGACATTAGTGACCCTGCCCATCGCCTTAGTTGCATTTTTCCAGTGGGGGTTCAGCCCTGAATTTGGCTATTTAATGTTAGGTTACGGTATTATCCAAGCGCTCGATGGTAACCTTTTAGTGCCGCTACTGTTTTCTGATGCGGTTGATCTCCATCCAGTATTTATCATTGCTGCCGTGCTGATTTTTGGTGGATTATGGGGAGTGTGGGGCGTTTTCTTCGCTATCCCTTTAGCATCGTTAGTAAAAGCGGTTATCAATGCATGGCCGACACCAAACTCATTGAGTGATGGGGCGTCAGTCGATGAGCAGTCAGCAGAGAAAAGTTAG
- a CDS encoding LysR family transcriptional regulator ArgP, translating into MLDYAHLHALAVVISEGGFERASKILCISQPAVSQRIKQLEERVGQALVIRSTPVEATPTGKRLLRHYSQVQLLESELSVEMDADDPKLPTIVKIAVNADSLATWFLPALSEIFKRHQWLLELIVDDESYTHNLLKNGEAVGCVTTTKEPLAGCSSEYLGEMEYLCVATPEFIQQYFPINITPTSLERAPAVVFSTKDKLHEKYLKKYFKMKTGSWREHKIPSSESFLEAIIQGMGYGLVGHLQAEPLIERGILIEITPDKRKRVPLYWQHWNIKAKQTTIVYRSLAVTAKQSLCQS; encoded by the coding sequence ATGCTCGATTATGCGCATCTGCACGCGCTTGCCGTGGTGATCTCCGAAGGGGGATTTGAACGCGCATCTAAGATATTGTGTATATCACAACCTGCTGTATCACAAAGAATTAAACAGTTAGAGGAGCGTGTCGGTCAGGCCCTAGTGATCCGCAGTACGCCCGTAGAAGCCACGCCGACAGGAAAACGCTTATTACGCCACTACTCTCAAGTTCAACTGCTAGAGAGTGAACTGAGTGTAGAGATGGATGCCGATGATCCTAAGCTCCCCACCATAGTCAAAATTGCCGTTAATGCTGACAGTTTAGCGACCTGGTTTCTTCCAGCCTTATCAGAGATATTTAAACGTCACCAATGGCTCTTAGAACTGATTGTCGATGATGAATCCTATACTCACAATCTATTGAAAAATGGCGAAGCCGTTGGCTGCGTCACCACAACCAAAGAACCTCTTGCGGGATGCAGCAGCGAATATCTGGGAGAGATGGAATACCTATGCGTTGCAACTCCTGAATTTATCCAGCAGTATTTTCCGATTAATATCACTCCAACTTCCCTAGAAAGAGCACCGGCCGTGGTCTTCTCGACCAAAGATAAACTCCATGAAAAATATCTTAAAAAATATTTTAAGATGAAAACTGGGAGTTGGCGGGAACATAAGATCCCCTCATCAGAGAGCTTTCTTGAGGCTATCATTCAGGGAATGGGCTATGGCTTAGTGGGTCATCTACAAGCTGAGCCATTAATAGAGAGAGGCATCTTAATCGAGATCACCCCCGACAAACGTAAGCGTGTGCCACTTTACTGGCAGCATTGGAATATAAAAGCAAAACAAACGACCATCGTCTATCGCTCGTTGGCCGTAACGGCCAAGCAATCACTGTGTCAGAGTTAG
- a CDS encoding LysE/ArgO family amino acid transporter, which translates to MQAFIQGVGIGGSLIMAVGAQNAFVLKQGLKRSHSLPIAGLCSLIDALMITAGVAGLGHLILAFPLIKDIASIGGAIFLLVYGAKALQSSFIPHSLGDETSKGTDTLKAAVLTTLGISLLNPHLYLDTVVLLGSISAQFEGSDRPMFGAGAVLASFVWFFSLSFGARYLSPLFQKPKAWCYLDRFICATMWTIAGVLIWPYLF; encoded by the coding sequence ATGCAAGCATTTATTCAAGGTGTGGGAATAGGGGGAAGCTTAATCATGGCTGTTGGCGCACAAAATGCGTTTGTGTTGAAGCAGGGGTTAAAACGCTCTCATTCGCTGCCAATTGCAGGTTTATGCTCCTTAATCGATGCCTTGATGATCACGGCAGGTGTTGCCGGATTAGGTCATTTGATTTTGGCCTTTCCACTTATTAAAGATATAGCCAGTATCGGTGGAGCCATATTTTTGTTGGTGTATGGGGCTAAAGCGCTGCAATCATCCTTTATCCCGCACAGCCTAGGTGATGAAACAAGTAAGGGGACTGATACATTGAAGGCGGCGGTATTAACCACCTTAGGGATCAGCCTACTTAACCCACATCTCTATTTGGACACTGTGGTGCTTCTGGGCAGTATCAGTGCACAGTTTGAGGGCAGCGACCGTCCTATGTTTGGTGCTGGGGCTGTATTGGCATCTTTTGTATGGTTCTTTAGCTTAAGTTTTGGAGCTCGTTATTTAAGCCCACTGTTTCAAAAGCCTAAGGCTTGGTGTTATCTCGATAGGTTTATCTGTGCGACCATGTGGACCATCGCTGGAGTGTTAATTTGGCCCTACCTGTTTTAG
- the bcp gene encoding thioredoxin-dependent thiol peroxidase, which translates to MKTLTSGELAPMFTLKNQQDESISLEACLAQGPVLVYFYPKASTPGCTVQACGLRDSREDLSELNVTVLGISPDPVAKLARFSDKQSLNFSLLSDEDHAIADAFGVWGEKKFMGKIYDGIHRLSFLIGQDGKVAHVFNKFKTKDHHEVVLKHLKEG; encoded by the coding sequence ATGAAAACATTAACCTCAGGTGAGCTCGCCCCTATGTTCACACTGAAAAACCAGCAAGATGAGTCAATCTCGTTGGAAGCTTGCCTAGCTCAAGGACCTGTACTGGTCTATTTTTACCCCAAAGCTTCTACCCCTGGCTGTACTGTCCAAGCCTGTGGCTTAAGAGACAGCCGTGAAGATTTGTCTGAGCTTAACGTTACTGTATTAGGTATTAGCCCTGACCCTGTGGCTAAACTCGCCCGCTTCTCAGATAAACAATCACTCAACTTCTCCCTGCTCAGCGATGAAGATCATGCCATCGCCGATGCATTTGGTGTTTGGGGAGAGAAGAAGTTTATGGGTAAAATTTACGATGGGATCCACAGATTAAGCTTCCTCATCGGCCAAGATGGTAAAGTCGCTCATGTATTTAATAAATTTAAGACTAAAGATCATCATGAGGTGGTATTAAAACATCTCAAAGAGGGCTAA
- a CDS encoding glycine cleavage system protein R: protein MSNHLVVTAMGADRPGIVSKFARLASECDCDIVDSRMALFGNEFTLIMMLSGSWASITKMESTLPGLSVELELMTVMKRTSKHTAQHYVSRLEVTFNGKDQRGTMRKITQFLAERSLDLAAVRSHAEEDENGNPTQAVFLTINVPEKVELEKLEISINELAQEMSLDCTIERMRELTTA from the coding sequence ATGTCCAACCATCTTGTTGTTACTGCTATGGGAGCTGACCGCCCAGGAATTGTCAGTAAATTTGCAAGACTTGCAAGTGAATGTGACTGCGATATTGTCGACAGTCGAATGGCTTTATTTGGCAATGAGTTCACTTTAATCATGATGCTTTCAGGCTCTTGGGCCTCCATCACTAAGATGGAGTCTACCCTACCCGGTTTGAGTGTTGAACTTGAGCTAATGACAGTAATGAAACGCACCTCTAAGCATACGGCTCAACATTATGTCTCTCGTCTTGAGGTGACCTTTAATGGTAAAGATCAGCGCGGCACGATGAGAAAGATAACTCAGTTTCTTGCAGAACGCTCACTGGATCTTGCCGCAGTAAGATCTCATGCCGAAGAGGATGAAAATGGCAATCCAACTCAAGCGGTTTTTTTAACCATCAATGTGCCTGAAAAGGTTGAGTTAGAAAAGTTGGAGATCAGCATCAATGAACTCGCTCAAGAGATGTCATTAGATTGCACCATCGAACGTATGCGTGAGTTAACAACAGCATAA
- the dapA gene encoding 4-hydroxy-tetrahydrodipicolinate synthase, which yields MINGSIVALITPMNSDGSVDYKSLEQLVEYHVTEGTDAIVAVGTTGESATLPIPEHIEVVSQTVKFAAGRLPVIGGNGGNATAEAIELTKAQSKLGVAAMLGVTPYYNKPSPKGIIAHYKAVAASTDVPQILYNVPGRTAVDMLPETIAELVDVPNIIGVKEATGDLSRVKRLRELCGNDFLLYSGDDATAREFLTLGGDGVISVANNIVPKQFKAMCDAALSGNLAAAQGAEDTIKGLFSALFCEANPIPVKWAAHRMGLITHGDIRLPLTELSDEFHGLLLDAMKNARIEVN from the coding sequence ATGATAAACGGAAGCATCGTAGCCTTAATCACACCAATGAATAGTGATGGCTCAGTAGATTACAAAAGTCTTGAACAGTTAGTTGAGTACCACGTTACTGAAGGTACAGATGCCATCGTAGCAGTAGGCACCACAGGTGAGTCTGCAACTCTGCCAATTCCAGAGCATATCGAAGTTGTGTCACAAACGGTTAAGTTCGCTGCAGGTCGATTACCTGTTATTGGTGGTAATGGCGGAAACGCGACTGCTGAGGCGATAGAGTTAACCAAAGCACAATCTAAACTTGGTGTCGCAGCCATGTTAGGCGTTACCCCCTATTACAACAAACCTAGTCCTAAAGGGATCATCGCCCACTATAAAGCAGTGGCTGCGAGTACTGATGTCCCGCAAATTCTTTACAATGTTCCCGGACGTACCGCAGTGGATATGTTACCGGAAACCATTGCTGAACTCGTTGATGTACCAAATATTATAGGTGTCAAAGAGGCGACGGGTGACTTAAGCCGCGTGAAACGTTTACGTGAGCTATGTGGTAATGATTTTCTGCTTTATAGTGGTGATGATGCCACGGCCAGAGAGTTTTTAACCCTTGGTGGTGATGGTGTTATCTCGGTTGCCAATAATATCGTACCTAAGCAGTTTAAAGCGATGTGTGATGCTGCATTGTCGGGTAATTTAGCCGCTGCGCAGGGAGCAGAAGATACCATTAAAGGGCTGTTCTCAGCACTATTTTGCGAGGCGAATCCGATCCCTGTTAAATGGGCCGCTCACCGTATGGGCTTGATAACTCACGGAGATATTCGTCTACCTTTAACGGAACTTTCTGATGAGTTCCATGGTCTGTTATTAGATGCAATGAAAAATGCCCGAATAGAGGTTAATTAA
- the bamC gene encoding outer membrane protein assembly factor BamC, with product MLKQVTPLVLIAAVTACSSPVDRRQANDGDEYINAVVEPALIIPDGLNTPVYSKEYEIPSIGSKSDVKLVGKMLDIRPPLQVLPMAEGTHVEEGSDNIKIVVESIDNDIDLKKELYDVLQSYLASRSIAVLSEDYDNGLIETDWLESKEVIDSNLWGSDEVYLLRQRYQFHVDVRPHGRSGNISIDLIDHEESFDGEQQDIVLSGEDKRRYTIDMLNNAVAYMSVKRAQSIKAKRIKESLGIDVAVVKGSEPDVEAEEFVQSYWLADAPFKRTWERLRIVLPELGFEIIDMDIGKGLYYVNVNDDSGFWSSLWNEKDLPIDEGSYRLILKESGESTELYLHSADDQPLDNAVVEAVYEGLAELMREDRKVR from the coding sequence ATGTTAAAGCAAGTGACTCCTTTAGTCTTGATCGCTGCAGTTACCGCTTGTAGCTCACCAGTGGATCGAAGACAAGCCAATGATGGCGACGAATACATTAATGCTGTTGTTGAGCCTGCGCTTATTATTCCAGATGGATTAAACACTCCTGTGTACAGTAAGGAGTATGAGATCCCCTCCATCGGCAGCAAAAGTGATGTGAAATTAGTCGGTAAGATGTTGGATATTCGTCCTCCATTGCAAGTATTACCTATGGCTGAAGGAACACATGTTGAAGAGGGCAGTGACAATATTAAGATTGTTGTTGAGTCTATTGATAACGATATCGACCTTAAAAAAGAGCTGTATGACGTTTTGCAGTCTTATTTAGCGAGTCGCTCTATTGCTGTGTTAAGTGAAGATTACGATAATGGCTTGATAGAGACCGATTGGCTGGAAAGCAAAGAGGTGATCGACTCTAACCTGTGGGGGAGTGATGAAGTTTACTTGCTTCGTCAACGTTATCAATTTCATGTCGATGTTCGTCCCCATGGCCGCAGTGGTAATATCTCCATCGATCTAATTGATCATGAAGAGAGCTTTGATGGTGAGCAGCAAGATATCGTGTTAAGTGGTGAAGATAAGCGTCGTTACACCATAGACATGCTCAATAATGCCGTTGCTTACATGAGTGTTAAACGTGCTCAATCTATTAAAGCTAAGCGCATTAAAGAGAGTTTAGGTATTGATGTTGCTGTGGTTAAAGGTTCTGAGCCTGATGTTGAAGCTGAAGAGTTTGTTCAATCATATTGGCTTGCCGATGCACCGTTTAAGCGAACCTGGGAACGTCTTCGTATCGTTTTGCCTGAACTAGGCTTTGAAATTATTGATATGGATATTGGTAAAGGTCTTTACTACGTCAATGTCAATGATGACTCTGGTTTCTGGAGTTCTCTGTGGAATGAGAAAGATCTGCCTATTGATGAGGGATCTTATCGTCTAATTCTCAAAGAGAGCGGTGAGAGCACCGAACTTTATCTGCACAGTGCAGATGATCAACCTCTAGATAATGCGGTTGTTGAAGCTGTGTATGAAGGTTTAGCTGAGTTGATGAGAGAGGACCGTAAGGTTCGATAA
- a CDS encoding efflux RND transporter periplasmic adaptor subunit — MKKIIITLILISLAFLAYQKLYPANETLVKKPRPIANVVVAKAAIEPIRDEVEALGTSKANESVTVTPKVTEVATALFFDDGDVVKKGQQLVQLQDREQLARVTAAKVRVNEHMRELDRIRSLVTNQTIAELERDRLQTLIDTAKAELAQASSALNDRQISAPFEGRLGLRQISVGSLLSPGTVITTLDDISVIKLDFSVPERFLPSLAVGKNVEATAMAFPDELFSGKVISIDSRVNPTTRAVIVRAELPNPKHRLLPGMLMKVKLIKESRDALILPESAIIPIQDRHYVYLVDGDDKVVKREVHLGLRKRGWVEILDGINLGEQVVIRGILKVRPGDKVKVQFSEKFSFLENAKVGPTV, encoded by the coding sequence ATGAAAAAAATAATAATAACGTTAATCCTAATCTCCCTTGCCTTTCTGGCTTATCAAAAGCTATACCCAGCTAATGAAACCTTAGTGAAAAAGCCAAGACCCATCGCCAATGTGGTGGTTGCCAAGGCCGCAATTGAGCCGATAAGGGATGAGGTCGAGGCGCTAGGTACCAGCAAAGCAAATGAATCCGTGACAGTGACGCCTAAGGTGACTGAGGTGGCAACAGCGCTCTTTTTTGATGATGGTGACGTGGTTAAAAAGGGGCAGCAGTTAGTCCAGCTTCAAGATAGAGAGCAGCTTGCACGTGTTACAGCAGCTAAAGTGCGTGTAAATGAGCATATGCGCGAGCTAGATAGAATACGCTCTCTTGTGACCAACCAAACTATCGCTGAGTTGGAGCGAGACAGATTACAGACTTTAATTGATACTGCAAAAGCTGAGTTGGCTCAGGCAAGTTCAGCCCTCAATGACAGGCAGATCAGTGCACCTTTTGAGGGGCGCTTAGGTCTGCGACAGATAAGTGTTGGTAGCTTACTCTCTCCAGGAACAGTGATCACAACATTGGATGATATCTCAGTGATTAAGCTGGATTTCTCTGTTCCTGAGCGTTTTTTGCCTTCACTTGCTGTCGGTAAAAATGTTGAAGCCACCGCCATGGCGTTTCCCGATGAACTGTTTAGCGGGAAAGTTATCTCTATCGATAGCCGCGTTAATCCAACCACACGAGCAGTGATTGTGCGTGCTGAACTTCCTAATCCTAAACACAGACTACTGCCTGGTATGTTGATGAAGGTTAAATTGATTAAAGAGAGCAGAGATGCACTCATTTTGCCTGAGTCAGCCATTATTCCTATACAGGATAGACACTATGTTTATTTAGTCGATGGGGATGACAAGGTTGTGAAAAGAGAGGTGCACCTAGGATTACGTAAACGCGGCTGGGTAGAAATTCTTGATGGGATCAACTTAGGTGAGCAGGTGGTGATCCGCGGGATATTGAAAGTGAGACCCGGTGATAAAGTTAAAGTCCAATTCAGCGAAAAATTTAGCTTTTTAGAAAATGCTAAGGTTGGGCCAACTGTATGA